A genomic region of Photobacterium swingsii contains the following coding sequences:
- the cpaB gene encoding Flp pilus assembly protein CpaB has protein sequence MKQRITYLFALLALGVGLYGVFTELFKPETPVVVQQQGAIAKKVKVWLATSEIAKGQNFSTNFLTSEQRLEEDADFALLNLPYNQGAVFRHNIKSGQMLTQEDLITPDNPEYIDTIINAGMTPFPLAVEQRHIIAAGVQAGDYIDILALTSLQQNMSSSDRVESPRAVNIDVKPLLNRVRVLAVQGKTYDGQELVNYGADDASTFVTLVLEIPHRFISKMTLARRLSALEIYKSKSNSQIPNAQTKDILPGYQGIVEMRGARRG, from the coding sequence ATGAAACAACGAATAACATACTTATTTGCTTTACTGGCATTAGGTGTGGGTTTATACGGGGTATTTACAGAACTTTTTAAACCTGAAACTCCTGTTGTTGTACAACAACAAGGGGCTATAGCTAAAAAAGTAAAAGTTTGGTTGGCGACATCAGAAATTGCTAAAGGACAGAATTTTTCAACGAATTTTTTAACGTCGGAACAACGTTTGGAAGAGGATGCTGACTTTGCCTTGTTGAATTTACCCTATAATCAAGGTGCAGTTTTTCGCCACAATATTAAATCTGGGCAGATGCTAACACAAGAAGATCTGATTACCCCCGATAACCCTGAATATATTGATACTATTATTAATGCTGGCATGACGCCTTTTCCACTGGCAGTAGAGCAGCGACATATTATTGCTGCAGGTGTTCAAGCGGGTGACTATATTGATATCCTAGCATTAACTTCATTGCAGCAAAATATGTCGTCAAGTGATCGTGTTGAATCACCTCGGGCAGTAAATATCGATGTTAAGCCATTACTTAATCGTGTCCGTGTACTTGCGGTTCAAGGTAAAACCTATGATGGTCAAGAGTTGGTGAATTATGGTGCTGATGATGCAAGTACATTTGTTACATTAGTATTAGAAATTCCTCATCGTTTTATCAGCAAGATGACTTTAGCTCGCCGACTTTCGGCATTAGAAATCTATAAATCAAAATCAAATTCACAGATCCCTAATGCACAAACTAAAGATATCCTACCGGGTTACCAAGGTATTGTTGAAATGAGAGGTGCTCGACGTGGTTAA
- a CDS encoding prepilin peptidase produces the protein MLLLLSILAAIAVNIIISDVKERKISNAWVLLNFSVCLALALLLDIFPIWQGLLVSLVTFVIGLGLFRFKIFGAGDIKLLMGYSLCFSFPLALTNLIEFLLVGGVVVVIQLGWAYITAGYDELKDRGVPYGIAIASVSVFNIGCLVFGKAGL, from the coding sequence ATGTTATTATTGCTTTCAATATTGGCCGCAATTGCGGTCAATATTATTATTTCTGATGTGAAAGAGCGTAAAATTAGTAATGCTTGGGTGTTACTTAATTTTTCTGTTTGTTTAGCATTAGCTTTGCTATTGGATATATTCCCAATATGGCAAGGTTTGCTTGTTTCTTTAGTTACATTTGTTATCGGTTTAGGTTTATTTAGATTTAAAATTTTTGGTGCCGGTGATATTAAGTTATTGATGGGGTACTCACTTTGCTTCAGTTTTCCTCTGGCGTTAACAAATTTAATTGAGTTTTTATTAGTTGGTGGTGTCGTTGTCGTTATACAACTTGGGTGGGCATATATCACGGCAGGGTATGATGAACTCAAAGATCGCGGTGTGCCATATGGAATTGCAATAGCCAGTGTAAGTGTCTTTAATATTGGCTGCTTAGTATTTGGGAAGGCTGGTTTATGA
- a CDS encoding Flp family type IVb pilin: MKKLMTDFWKNEEGITAIEYAMLGVAMAVGLTAIMGSSADGAEKGFLGSLKSAFTSIAGKISGAGS, encoded by the coding sequence ATGAAGAAGTTAATGACAGATTTTTGGAAAAATGAAGAAGGTATTACTGCGATTGAATACGCAATGCTAGGTGTTGCAATGGCAGTTGGCCTAACTGCTATCATGGGTAGTTCAGCTGATGGTGCAGAAAAAGGTTTTCTTGGTTCATTAAAAAGTGCATTCACATCAATTGCTGGTAAAATCAGTGGCGCTGGTAGCTAA
- a CDS encoding pilus assembly protein, translated as MDKRKQKGSAVVYFVFIAGAILGAGALAIEGSRYITEKAHLGDTMEAASVAVSESDDIRDENSFNESQAKEIASAWVDYLMPDNKKKEFTVSRTKEEYKKEVSGQQVVRTVHHYNLASTTTHDSWMSMYGLPSFEKQQRIFNKATAARVRTDFEPVDVVFVSDFSGSMSDYKRVDNLKYAIKEVTKTIFDGTQELKKKHPGENINDSSFGFVPFSKRVVFKKGSSYFCSSLLLPPKNSNYNRPRFEQDFSYVAGLSRKNRTKWYNQPDRLYSSDEINVMEKYISWAKNNSYYRITNLDYNTTNNGGYFNHIDYQRTASEIQLDSGKLKFMTPMKMGQNNLRTDWLCSVKSRNPAHHVIDRVTMSKQKDIDGFNDAIKPMRVGGGTDMYQALLAAPSQFYNAINKNRFIFVLSDGDENNDSFKKLVNEGLCTNIRNKMKINKNGESINFEMFVIGLKFTPHGNSYNTCFGKHIYTVNDLSKLKDVIMELLSSTTSYNIER; from the coding sequence TTTGTGTTTATTGCTGGTGCGATTCTGGGGGCCGGGGCATTAGCAATAGAAGGTAGTCGCTATATTACGGAAAAAGCGCATTTAGGTGATACCATGGAAGCTGCATCAGTTGCGGTTTCTGAAAGTGATGATATTCGTGATGAAAACAGCTTTAATGAATCTCAAGCAAAAGAAATAGCATCTGCTTGGGTTGACTACTTGATGCCTGACAATAAGAAAAAAGAGTTTACAGTATCTCGTACAAAAGAAGAGTATAAAAAAGAAGTATCTGGTCAGCAAGTTGTGAGAACCGTTCATCATTATAATTTAGCAAGCACAACGACACATGACTCATGGATGTCGATGTATGGTTTACCATCATTTGAAAAGCAGCAGAGAATATTTAATAAGGCCACTGCTGCTCGAGTAAGAACCGACTTTGAACCTGTGGATGTGGTTTTTGTTTCTGATTTTTCAGGCTCTATGTCAGATTATAAGCGAGTCGATAACCTAAAGTATGCGATAAAAGAAGTAACTAAAACTATTTTTGATGGAACGCAAGAGTTAAAGAAAAAGCACCCAGGCGAAAATATTAATGATTCAAGCTTTGGTTTTGTACCATTTTCAAAAAGGGTGGTATTCAAGAAAGGAAGTAGTTATTTCTGCTCTTCTCTTTTATTGCCTCCCAAAAATTCAAATTATAATCGCCCTCGCTTTGAGCAGGACTTTTCATATGTTGCAGGACTAAGTAGAAAGAACAGAACTAAATGGTATAACCAGCCAGATCGATTATATTCATCAGATGAGATAAATGTGATGGAGAAATATATATCATGGGCAAAAAATAATAGTTACTATAGGATTACAAACCTTGACTATAACACGACTAATAACGGTGGCTATTTCAACCATATAGATTATCAAAGAACGGCATCAGAGATTCAGCTAGATTCAGGCAAGCTAAAATTTATGACACCGATGAAAATGGGGCAAAATAATCTTCGTACAGATTGGCTTTGCTCTGTTAAATCAAGAAACCCTGCACATCATGTTATTGATCGCGTGACTATGTCAAAGCAAAAAGATATTGATGGCTTTAATGATGCGATTAAACCGATGAGAGTTGGTGGTGGTACTGATATGTATCAAGCGCTGTTAGCAGCCCCAAGCCAGTTTTATAATGCTATCAATAAAAATAGATTTATTTTTGTTCTATCAGATGGTGATGAAAATAATGATAGTTTTAAAAAACTAGTCAATGAAGGCCTTTGCACCAATATTAGAAATAAAATGAAAATTAATAAAAATGGTGAGTCAATAAACTTTGAGATGTTTGTGATTGGTCTTAAATTTACACCGCATGGTAATTCTTATAATACATGTTTTGGCAAGCATATTTATACAGTAAACGATCTCAGTAAATTAAAAGATGTCATAATGGAGCTATTAAGTAGTACAACATCATATAATATTGAACGATAG